The DNA sequence ACGATCACGCCCAATCCCCACTTTATCTACCTGAGCGGCAACCATCGGGAAGCGTTTGCCCACCTCCTGTACGGCATCGACAGCCATGCCGGTTTCATCGCCATGACCGGCGAGGTCGGAACCGGCAAGACCACGGTGCTGCGTACCCTGTTGTCGCAACTGGACCCGGAAAAGTACAAAAGCGCCCTGATCTTCAACCCCTGCCTGTCGGGCGAACAGCTCCTGGCCAGCATCTGCCGCGATTTCGGCATCGAGACCGCCGAGAAGAACAGTTTTGCCTACCTGGAGGCCCTCAACCGTTACCTGCTGGAGCAGAATGCCGCCGGCCGCACCCTGGTGCTGGTCGTCGACGAGGCCCAGAACCTGGCACCGGAGGTCCTGGAGCAGGTGCGCCTCATCTCCAACCTGGAGACGGAGCAGGATAAGCTGATCCAGATCATCCTGGCCGGGCAGCCCGAGCTCGACGATGTCTTCAATCGCCACGACCTGCGGCAGCTCAACCAGCGCATCACGGTCCGCTGCAGGCTGTCCCCCATGGGGCTGGACGACACGAAGGAGTATATCAGCCATCGCGTGAAGATCTCCGGAAGCCGCATCCCCCGCCTCTTCTCCCCTGGTGCGGTGAAACAGATCTACCGCTTTTCGGGCGGTATCCCCCGCCTTATCAACGTTGCCTGCGAACAGGCGCTGCTTTTGGCCTGGACGCGGGAAAGCCTGACGGTAACGCCGGACATCGCCGCCCGGGTCATCGCCGCAGCAGGGGCCGTGGCCCCCCGCAGGGGACTGTGGGAACGAATCACCGGACGATTCTTCTCGGGAAAGTGAATAGAAATCTATGAGTTATATCCTCGATGCCTTGAAAAAACTGGAGAGCGAGAAGGAACGGAAGGCCCGCGGCAACGGCATGATCAACATTGCCGGGGAGC is a window from the Oryzomonas sagensis genome containing:
- a CDS encoding ExeA family protein produces the protein MYCDFFGFTEKPFTITPNPHFIYLSGNHREAFAHLLYGIDSHAGFIAMTGEVGTGKTTVLRTLLSQLDPEKYKSALIFNPCLSGEQLLASICRDFGIETAEKNSFAYLEALNRYLLEQNAAGRTLVLVVDEAQNLAPEVLEQVRLISNLETEQDKLIQIILAGQPELDDVFNRHDLRQLNQRITVRCRLSPMGLDDTKEYISHRVKISGSRIPRLFSPGAVKQIYRFSGGIPRLINVACEQALLLAWTRESLTVTPDIAARVIAAAGAVAPRRGLWERITGRFFSGK